The region CAACGTAGGTCTTTCTGCAAAAATAAAACTACCTGTAGTTTCTTTATTTGTAATGCCGGAGATTTACTATACGAACTTCAAAAGTAAAGCAACTTATGTAGAAGCTGATGGAAGTAATATTGAGCTTTCTGCTAAAAGTAACAGAATTGATATCCCGGTAATGGTTGGTTTTGATGTTATTGGCCCATTAAGCGTATTCACAGGTCCTGTTTTCTCAACAAACCTTTCCAGCAACAGTACTTTTGAAGGTTATAAAGAAGATACTTCTAAAAACTTTTCTGTAGGTTATCAGTTTGGTGCGAATGTAAAAATCTCTAAATTGATTGTAAATGCTCGTTATGAAGGTTCTTTCTCTAAAGACCAACGTAAGTTCATCAACAATGTTACAGGTAATGGTGTAAACTATGACAACAGACCAAGTTTCTTCATGGTTGGTCTTGGATACCAGTTCTAAACTAACCTTAGAAACTAATAAAAATAAAAGCCGGATTGTTATACATTCCGGCTTTGTTCTTCTTGCTCTTGTGTTGCATCCTGCATCAATTGAGCTTGCTTCTTTTCCAGCTCATCTTTTTCTTTTTGCAACTGCTTGAACTGGCGCATTTTATTTTCCTGCTTTACGGCAGATCCTTTACTGACATAGCCTACAATTCCTCCGAAAATAAGACCTACGCCTATTCCGCATAAAGCACCATATACTACTCTTAGATCTAAAGCCATATTATTAAGATAGAATAATAATACGCCTATGGCCAATAATATAATTCCTACAAATGTTAAATTTTTCATATTGTGTAATTTAGTAATCCTCTCCAAATATATGATTTTTGAAGAGGATTAATTAGTGATCATTATA is a window of Elizabethkingia anophelis R26 DNA encoding:
- a CDS encoding outer membrane beta-barrel protein, producing the protein MKSKIQSTSVMKKLFIPVMLGAAAFAHAQVSLGVRANALFNTSSSRWSDISTTAKGAFNNPKDVAGFNVGLSAKIKLPVVSLFVMPEIYYTNFKSKATYVEADGSNIELSAKSNRIDIPVMVGFDVIGPLSVFTGPVFSTNLSSNSTFEGYKEDTSKNFSVGYQFGANVKISKLIVNARYEGSFSKDQRKFINNVTGNGVNYDNRPSFFMVGLGYQF